AAGAAACTCCCCGCCACAGACCGGGGCAGACTGCTCGTGCGCCTATCCGAGCTcatcgaagagaagaaggagcttcTCGCAACTATTGACGCATGGGACAATGGTACGACTTCAAACCCGGTAGTCCTGATGCTCGCTAGTGTATACGTACTAACACTCCCCAGGCAAAACATACGACCTGGCAATGGAAGACGACCTCCCCGACACAATCGGCACATTCTGGTACTACGGCGGCTGGGCAGACAAGAACTTCGGGCAAACAATCGAAACCTCCCCCGAGAAATTCGCCTACACCCTCCGCCAGCCCATCGGGGTCGTCGCCCAGGTCATCCCCTGGAACTTCCCCCTCGCCATGGCAGCCTGGAAACTCGGCCCTGCACTCGCATGCGGAAATACAGTCGTCATAAAGGCCGCCGAACAAACCCCGCTAAGCATTCTAGTTCTGGCAACCCTAATCAAACAAGCTGGGTTCCCGCCGGGGGTGGTGAATATCATCAACGGGTTCGGGAATGAAGCAGGGACGGCGTTGATTGAGCACCCACTGGTGTCGAAAGTAGCATTCACCGGCTCAACGCGCACAGGCGCCCAGATCATGAAGTCCGCTGCGGCGATGCTCAAGAATATTACCCTAGAGACAGGCGGGAAATCACCCCTGCTTGTCTTTGACGACGCGGATCTTGACCAGGCTGTGAAGTGGGCGCATATGGGTATTATGGCAAACCAGGGCCAGATCTGCACGGCTACCTCGCGGGTCTTCGTGCAGGATACCATCTACGAGAAGTTCCTGGCGGCGTTTAAGGAGCGGGTGTACGAGACGACGGTGTCCGGGATTGGGGACCAGTGGGCGTCATCGACGTTCCAGGGGCCCCAGGTTACGAAGGCGCAGTGTAACCGTGTGCTTGAGTATATCGCGATAGGAAAATCTGAAGGGGCGACTCTTGAAGCTGGGGGCGGGCCATTCAGTGGCTCTTCTACCTCCGGCAAGGGCTTCTTTGTCACCCCGACGGTGTTTACGAATGTCTCGGATAGCATGAGGATCTATAAAGAGGAGATATTTGGGCCTGTTGTTGTGATTGTCCGCTTTGGCACGGAGGATGAAGCAATTGCCCAGGCGAATAATACGCTGTATGGCCTTGGTGCGGCGGTGTTCACAACGAACCTACGCCGGGGGCACCGGGTAGCTGCAGAGATTGAGGCTGGCACGGTCTGGTTGAATAGCTCTCAGGACAGTGACCATCGCATTCCGTTTGGGGGGTTCAAGGCCAGTGGGATTGGGAGGGAGCTGGGACAGGCTGGGTTGGAGGCTTATACGCAGGTAAAGGCTGTTCATGTTAACATGGGGAATGACTTGTGATAGTTTCATTGCTGCAGTACAGATAACTTAAGCTTGCCGTTATATATGcaatatatcttctaaatCATTGAAATACTTATGAGCTCAGAACATCGGGATGTGCTTCATTGCCTGCAGTAAGCCCTAACTTTGATTTGATGGGTCCAATATAACTAACTTTATGACATAGAAACTGTTCTTTTATAACTATGACTAGATAGACCCAATATAATATAACCAGCATTACTGCAGCACTTCCCCATTCGACTCCTTGACAATCAGGTTGAACTCGGGCTGGAACTCGAGATAGAAATTGTGCTGCTCCATTAGCAATGAAAGTGGTATTTAGTTTTGATCCAACTCACCGGCGTCTGCACCGAATCCGCCGTAAACTGAGCCACCTCATCAGAGATAATCCTCTTAGGAACCCCAttcgcagcagcagcctcagccaTCAACTGCGAGTGACACGCCTTATCCAAACTGTAGAACAAGAACGCAGCCTCATCAACCGTAGACCCAACGGTAATCAATCTACCTAttagcttcttcctcaaaaCACGCAATGCAAGGAAAGGAGCATACCCATGATTCATCAAAATCGCCGCAATATTCTCCCTCCCAAGCGCCCTCGCAATCGCCCTTCCCTCATCCTGCGCAAGTGCAATCCCCCCATGCTCCTCATAAACACTAACCTTGCCGTAGAAGTTACACGCATCCTGGGTAAGCATCTCAATATTCCTCCCGAACGAGCTCCACGTCTTCCCATACACGCCGTGCGTATGCGCTACAGCCATCACTTCAGGCCGCGCATGGTGCACCTCGGAATGAATCATGAAGCCCGCCTCGTTGATCATATCCTGGTTTCCGCCTTCCACGACGTACCCGGCGCTGTCGACGAGCACGAGATCCGAGGCGCGGATGAGCGAGAAGTGCATTGCGAACGGGTTCATCCAGAAGTGGTCGGGCAGGATGGGGTCTAACTTGTtaccttctccttcttcttgttgttgctTATCTGCATTAGGAGTAAGAAAGCATACCTCTCACGGAAATATGACCCGATACACCCTCGCCGTAGCCCTGCTTTCCGAAAAACCGGAATGCACCGGCCATGTGCTCGCGGATCCATTGGCGTTTGGCCATGGGGTCGGTGAATGTTGGGATCCCGCGGAGCTTGAGTCTGCCATTTCGGTCGCCTCGCGCGAGGGCTTGGAAGGCTGGGTCATCCTCTGCTTTGGGGACTGCATCGCTGTGGTTTGTGTTGTTGGCGTCTTGGGTGACCACGCGTGGCTGGGTGGCTGTTACGGTAGTTGTTGTGGACATTGTGAGGGTTTGGTGTATGAATGTTGCAATTTAATTGACTATATGGTTTACACTGTAATCGATTCAGTGCTACGGTGGTTATGAGAGTGGTATATATGGTTGAGTAAGCATAATGTCATGGAAGGCGCATTGATGTCAATAGACGGCGTCGAGATGTCCCCAGAAGGCGCACAGCAATGTTAATAGAAGGCGCCCTTGTGATATGTCCAGGAGCTGTTTATCTTGTTGCTTTCCCTCTTGATCCAAGCTTTATAGAGAGGGGCTACTTCGGGGTTGCCTGCCTAATCCGTCAATATATGAGGGGTGGTGGCGATATCATGGGAGAGGGTGGCGGACCATCAATGGAATCAAATGAATGACAGCAGTATTCAGCGGGGTAATCTGCGTCATGGCTTGTATTGGGTAAAGCTTTACCTTCCAGTTGCATACAGCGTTAAGCAAATGTATACACGCCTTCTGATGCTTCCAAGTTGTCATACCCATCGCCAATGGCCGGCATATACGAAATTGACTACCTTTAGATACTTTTATGTAAATCCATCCacattctttcttttgtatACAGGGCATTCGGATCAGGAAAGTAACCACCAAGTCAACCGCCACCTAAAGTAATACCATCAGGAAGGAAATACAACCGAAACCTCGGAAGGACTAGCAATAACAGAGTGGCATTCGGCGTAGGCTTCCGTTAGCAGACAATAGATCATGCACTATGGTATGACCCCAGACATATATTCCAAAGCCCTTGTAGTCCTCCCTCCCAGTGCACACCATGGCAAACCGCCCTCCAGCTCTAGACCCAGATGTCCACACCATCGACGACCTCAAACGATTGGGGAGCGCAAAGCTCCCCTTGATGTACCGAGGTGAACGGCTCCCATCGCACATCTGTTGCAAGCCTAGCTAACGAATCCCCAGAGTATTATAACGAAGGATCCATGGACCTCCTAACGTACCGTACACCTCCCAGCCCCAATTCCACACTAATCTAACAACAAACCACATAATAGAATCCACGAAAACGAAACCGCCTTCAACCGGTACAAAATCCGCCCTCGCGCTCTCGTCGACGTAGCAGAAATAGACACCAGCGCCGAAATCTTCGGCTGTCGCGTCTCCTGTCCGCTCGGAATCAGCCCGTCGGCTATGCACAAGCTCGCCCAC
This is a stretch of genomic DNA from Aspergillus puulaauensis MK2 DNA, chromosome 8, nearly complete sequence. It encodes these proteins:
- a CDS encoding uncharacterized protein (COG:C;~EggNog:ENOG410PJ9J;~InterPro:IPR015590,IPR029510,IPR016161,IPR016162, IPR016163;~PFAM:PF00171;~go_function: GO:0016491 - oxidoreductase activity [Evidence IEA];~go_function: GO:0016620 - oxidoreductase activity, acting on the aldehyde or oxo group of donors, NAD or NADP as acceptor [Evidence IEA];~go_process: GO:0055114 - oxidation-reduction process [Evidence IEA]) — translated: MSDLFVNRTTPNGHKYQQPTGLFINNEFVKSTSGLTITSIDPATEAEIATVHAAGANDVDKAVQAAQAAFKAPSWKKLPATDRGRLLVRLSELIEEKKELLATIDAWDNGKTYDLAMEDDLPDTIGTFWYYGGWADKNFGQTIETSPEKFAYTLRQPIGVVAQVIPWNFPLAMAAWKLGPALACGNTVVIKAAEQTPLSILVLATLIKQAGFPPGVVNIINGFGNEAGTALIEHPLVSKVAFTGSTRTGAQIMKSAAAMLKNITLETGGKSPLLVFDDADLDQAVKWAHMGIMANQGQICTATSRVFVQDTIYEKFLAAFKERVYETTVSGIGDQWASSTFQGPQVTKAQCNRVLEYIAIGKSEGATLEAGGGPFSGSSTSGKGFFVTPTVFTNVSDSMRIYKEEIFGPVVVIVRFGTEDEAIAQANNTLYGLGAAVFTTNLRRGHRVAAEIEAGTVWLNSSQDSDHRIPFGGFKASGIGRELGQAGLEAYTQVKAVHVNMGNDL
- a CDS encoding uncharacterized protein (COG:T,Z;~EggNog:ENOG410PJ5R;~InterPro:IPR036409,IPR001303;~PFAM:PF00596), with the protein product MSTTTTVTATQPRVVTQDANNTNHSDAVPKAEDDPAFQALARGDRNGRLKLRGIPTFTDPMAKRQWIREHMAGAFRFFGKQGYGEGVSGHISVRDPILPDHFWMNPFAMHFSLIRASDLVLVDSAGYVVEGGNQDMINEAGFMIHSEVHHARPEVMAVAHTHGVYGKTWSSFGRNIEMLTQDACNFYGKVSVYEEHGGIALAQDEGRAIARALGRENIAAILMNHGYAPFLALRVLRKKLIGRLITVGSTVDEAAFLFYSLDKACHSQLMAEAAAANGVPKRIISDEVAQFTADSVQTPHNFYLEFQPEFNLIVKESNGEVLQ